The region ATCTGAATTTTAATACGAAAAACAAAGGCGGATATGGGCTATAGTATTATAAATCAGAACCTAGAATACAAGTATACAATTTCACAACAGGAACATTAGCttgaaattaccaatacatatgcctAACAGAAGACCATGGGGGCCAGAAGGCATAATGACATGACAAATCTTGCAgaagttgaaaagttcaaacaatatCACAACCAATAATAATCCACCATGGTTCTGCATAATAACATGACAAATCTGTCTACAAAACTAATCCACCCCTGATAACAGTTTCCGCATCAATGTCAAGACGGTTTGTGAAACTTACCGCCAAGTTATATGACTTTGAAAGCTTCATCAACTTCAATGATAATCCACTGAGCACTCTAGTCCTCAGAGCCAGATCATCAAAATCTTGTCGGAAGTGGAAAGTAACACTATCAATAATAACTATTCTCACCTGTAAAGCATAGAAAAACAATGGTTACTTGGTAACACTCACCAATTCTGGTAGACACTGCTAAGAAGGGAAGGGTGGAAAAATAATTTCCGCAAACATACAACTGCCAGAAAACTCATCTTGAGGCAAAATAGAGGTGAAGGACAAAACATTAAACATAATTCAGGTGATTAAACCTGAAGACTCAGTTGTTCAAGAATATTACATCTTTATGTTCTCCGAGGAATTTCTCCAGATAGTTTATCACCGCAATCTGTTCAGTGTAGCTGCATATTCGGAAGTAGTAGATTCCTGCCAGGAAACTCTCGGGCTgcagattttcttggccagatgacGACTTGTCATGGTGGCATGGAAAATACTCCATTATGTCACTGATACACCCTTCAGCAATTTGATAGACGCGTTCAACCATGAAACTGCCCTCTGTATCTGTTAAAATAAAATGAAATATTGTTAATAGTTTCTCAAAAGACACACGACACAATTGCTTTCTGTGAAACCACTATACCAATATAAATTGCTTTGCCGCCAAGGCCACCATAGTCCACGGGAATTTGGACGTTGATTGCTAGCTGAATCCTACAAAAGCTGGCACTTAGTATGGTAATTTTCTTCTGAAATTGCATTGAATCAATAGTAGGTGCACATACCCCAGTTGAGTTTTACCAATTCCTGGAACCCCACCTGAATAAATCTAGTAGCTGATTAGTCTATTCACCACAGATACATCAACGGGCATACTGTTTTACATAAAGAACTAAACAGAGAAAAATGGAAGCCCTTATGGGATGTTCATGCACAAGTGATAAAAAGAATAGAACAAAGACTCACTAACTTCATcctgcaaaagaaaaaaagactCACTAACTTCATACAATTATCACAACAGTAGAATAAGTTAACAGCACTATTGCTAGAAGACAGGAGACCAAGAAACAAGCTATAGAAACAGAGCTAAAGGATAAACAGACTAAAAATTTGCCCAGTCGATTATATGGTTAACCAAGAGGTCCAATGCATTCCTTCAGCAAGAAAGATGTTAAAAAGGCGCACCTATCTCAGTAACTTCTTTACAATGAATCCCTCCACCAAGTATGCCGTTCAGGTCACCAGAGCCAGTAGTGATGTGTTTCTGTGATTGCTCCTCAGACAGCATATCCCATGCATTTTGGGCTCCTGTGACGTATTTGAATGAGTGAGATGCAGTACTATTACAGTTCATTGTTATATCGAGGATAtataaacaaacaaacaaaacaacaacaacaacaaagcctttagtcccaagcaagttggggtaggctagaggtgaaacccataagatctcgcaaccaactcatggctctggcacatggatagcaagcttccatgcacccctgtccatagctagctcttcaaGGATATATAAAACGTGAAAAAATCAAGAGCAACAGGTACAACGGCTCGCAAAGCTATTGAATCGTGTGGCACATTGGCAGCAGGACATATCAAAGTTCAGATAATGACCTCAGATATGCAGAAGAGCATCTAAATGACTAAAACTAGAACATGAATACCGATTACATAAAATATCTCATTATCATAGCTTCACAATTACCTTACTCGAGTCCAAAAGGGGAAATAAATTGGCTGAGCATAACAAAACAGGATGAACAGAATTATAACACGTTTTACAAGCAATAGCCAAGAAACGGCATCGTACAAGGAGTCAAGGAGTATGTTTCTCTGAGAATGCCTCTAGGATCTTCCGCTCATTGAACTTGTTTGCACCCTCAATGAACTTGAGAATATCGACAGTCTCCTGGATCTCATTGTTCATATCTGTACAAGTACAACAGGAGAGGATACAGATGGTGTGCGGCTGTGCATAGGCACACTAAAAAAATTGTGGGTTCAAGTAATCACTGGGTGACTGGAAGCTCATAACTCAACCAATGTCCAAGACTACGGGTGGAGAGTGGAGACAGCAGGGGCATGTGACATCATGATGAGGTAGAACCCTAGAACAAGACGGGCAATCATAGCAACACGCTTGAGAGGCAGAGGGGTTTGAGGCGTAAAGTCTAAACAGTGACGCTATGGCATGGGGGGCAGCTCTTGGGATTGTGGAGAGCAAAAATCATTATGGAGGAGATAAATTTTCAGGGTGTTAAGTACAGGGTATGTGAAGGGGCAGAAAACAAACTATTATGTGCATGTCCGTCCAGATACAAAGTGTCTCTTTATAACTAATATATAAAAAAGAAAGTCAAGAGTCTGAAATTTTCATTAGGGGTCCGTTTGAGTGTCAAAACTCAACTCTGTAAACGATCTGGAGAATTAAAGAGAAAAATTCAATTCAGCCCAAGATGGAGATGAGCTGTAATTCCAATTTCCATGGAATGTGTCAAAATGGTAATTGGTAATTGAACAGTTAATACATACTTTTGACGATTGCAACACCAGTACTCAGACAATTTTAGCAAAAAAAATAATCAGACATTTTGGTACAAACATGACATGAGGAACAACATTGTAATTATCATTTGCTCCAGGTGATGACAATGGCCAACACGACAAGATCACTGCCAGAACAAGAAAACATGGGGATTTACAAACTATGCATCCCATTACATAAACTTGGCCTTTTTTGCTAGTGAAACTTGGGGTATGTTTGGTTCATGCCATAGCATGCCCTACCAAATTTTGCCAACCACTGGCTAGCCAAAAAATTGGCTAGAGATTGCTTGGTCCTTTGTTGGCTGAAAACTTGGCAAGATTTGTGAAGAGAATGTGAGGAGAGTTGGCAATACTCCATAGGCAACCAAAATATTTTTAACCAACCAAGTGAAAGCCAAAGTATCATGGGCTGACAGTAATTTAGTAGGGTAAATTGGGGCACCAACCAAACATACCCTTTGTTTGCAACTCCAATTCACTTGGAAAAGGCCTTGTGCATCCAAGAAGGGAATTAGGGGTTTAAAAGGCTGCACAGATTCTACAGTTTCAAGGAGACAATGAGCAGAAGGTGAATACGAGCAGCACAAGCAACAGGGTGCCACGGGAGGGGAGAGGATGAGAATGGGCGCTAGGTTTAGTTTGTCTTACTTTAAAATCTTTACTTGCGTTGCCTTCTATGCTTGAACTTCTCACTTCCTAACTTGATTCGTAACAAATTAAAACAAGCCAGAAACTACTTTAAAGGAGCTGCACCAAGTTAGCTGCAAATAGCATAAAAAATGCACAAAAGGATGACAGCACCTATCTACAGAAACTACTGCCCATGTTCCATAGAAAAGAACAACAGATGCAGAGAACAATGCTCACCCCTCAATTCAAAGACAGGACCATGACCAGTGTTGTTATCATCTCAGATCCAGGAAGCACCAACAAACATACTAGTAATGTTATCCTTCAGAGCAGGATACCATACCTCCAGTAAAGATCAGCTACATATATCAACTAAAAGCCGGCTTTTCCCCACAAATCTTGCCAGCGTCAACAGCAACCCCTACAGCGAATAAACTAGACGAATCCAACAGAAGACACAAACCTTACAACGTGATTCACAGGAACTTGCGCACAGGCATGGTAATCCCTACACatcaaacagagagagagagagtggcaacACAAGCCCTAGAACCACTAGAACCCGAATCAACCAGGTACACATCAAATCAGGCGCATCCCGCATCCTTTCCTCGCCGGCCCAAGAGAAACCCCCGTTTCCCGCTGTTAAAACCGAGCGCACAAACGCCTCCTACCAGCTGCGTgcagaatcaaatcgaacggaatCAACATGGGCGGGGATACCTTGGAGGAGCAGCTTCTGCGCCGTCTCGTTGGGAGCCATGTCGCATTCGCGGAGCACGGCGTAGGCCTCCTCGTCGGTGCGGTTCCTGGCGACCCCCTTGCTGTAGTGGTGTGCTAGATTGTCCGCCTCACTGCCGCCGGAATAGAAAGGGGACAGAAGCGGAGGCGGGAGGGAGAGAGATTTATCATTTTCGGAGAGTTTTGCAGGTAGCAAGTCCAACCGAGGCCAAATTTGGTCTTACCTTTTGGCAAAGTTTAGCCCGATCAAACTGCCATTTAAAACTACTAGTTaattgtccgtgcgttgcaacagagCCAACCTTTTAGTGTGTGTCACTCTCTGAAAACAACAATAAAAAACAGTCCACATCAAAGGAGGGCACTCGTGGTTTGTTCGATGATCTTCTGTGGCGCCAGCCGTGCCTAGTTCTCTCTCGTGGTTCTCTGTGAGAGTCGGAGCTGCGCTGCCTGGTCGCAGGTGACTGGGTCTGGCGCGGGCTTCATGCATCTCCACATGGCCTCTTCGATGTGGGTTGGGTTGTCGATCGCCTACGGCGAAGTCGGAGTCGTTTGCTCAGGGTTTAGGGATGGCGATGACGCCTCTAAGGGAGGAGTGATGACGATGACGCATGTGTGTTGATTCGACGAGACCCTCTCTGGAGTGGTGTCTGTGGGGTATCTTATGTGTGTCGCTCAGCGGTTGTGATGGTGTTCGCCTGG is a window of Triticum dicoccoides isolate Atlit2015 ecotype Zavitan chromosome 2B, WEW_v2.0, whole genome shotgun sequence DNA encoding:
- the LOC119363351 gene encoding DNA repair protein RAD51 homolog 3, with protein sequence MAPNETAQKLLLQGAQNAWDMLSEEQSQKHITTGSGDLNGILGGGIHCKEVTEIGGVPGIGKTQLGIQLAINVQIPVDYGGLGGKAIYIDTEGSFMVERVYQIAEGCISDIMEYFPCHHDKSSSGQENLQPESFLAGIYYFRICSYTEQIAVINYLEKFLGEHKDVRIVIIDSVTFHFRQDFDDLALRTRVLSGLSLKLMKLSKSYNLAVVLLNQVTTKFTEGSFQLTLALGDSWSHSCTNRLILYWKGNERCAYLDKSPSLPVASTPYAVTSKGVRDAGSSSCKRVRVM